Sequence from the Longimicrobium sp. genome:
CAAGCCCGACGCCGTGCAGAACGGCCATGCCGGCAACATCATCGCCCACGTCCAGAAGGCGGGCTTCCGCATTTTGGGGATGAAGCTCACGCAGATCAGCCTTCCGCAGGCCCGGAAGTTCTACGAGGTGCACGCGGAGCGCGGGTTCTACGGCGAGCTGGTGGAGTTCATGTCCAGCGGCCCGTCGGTGGTCCTCGCGCTGGAGGCCGACAACGCGGTGGCCCTGTGGCGCGAGACCATCGGCACCACCGACCCGGCTGAGGCCGCCGAGGGCACCATCCGCAAGCTGTACGCGGAGAACAAGGGCCGCAACGCGGTGCACGGCTCCGACAGCGACGAGAACGCCGCCCTCGAGATCGCCTTCTTCTTCAGCGGCACCGAGCTGGTGGGCTGAGGTTCGCCGGGACGACCAGTCCCGCGGCGGCGATGTAGTTTCGAATGACGGGGGCGCTCTCCAGCGGAGGGCGTCCCCGTTCGCCTTGCTGACACCGAGACCGTTGCCCGGGCGCCGGATTTCCGCTTATCCTGTCCCTTTCGCGTGTACCTGCCCCCCGCCGTGGAGACCCTTCCATGCTCCTGAAGATGTTCGTGCTGGCCGCCGCGTTCCAGCAGCCGCCGGCGCCGCCGCCCTCCCCCGTCGCGCAGATCCGCGTGACCCCCGCCGCCCCGGTGATCGCCGCGTACGACTCGCTGCAGCTCCGGGCCGAGGCGCTGGACGCGCAGGGCCGGCCGGTGCCCGGCGCGCGCATCGTCTTTCGCCCCGCCGGGGGCCGGTTCGAGGGGAGGGTGGACAGCACCGGGATGGTGCGCTCGGGGAGCACCGGGACGCTGCCGATTTCGGTGGTGGCGCTGGTGCAGGGGAGCCGCCCCGCGCTGCACCGGGTGGAGGTGCGCATGGTCCCCGGCGCCGCGGCGCGCGTGGAGGTGAGCCCGGGTACCGCGCGGCTGGTGGTGGGGCAGCGCCTGCGCCTGTCGGCCACCTCCTTCTCCGCGGCGGGCCATTCCCGCGAGGACGCGTTCAACTGGGCCAGCTCCCGGTCCTCCGTGGCGCGGGTGAACGAGGCCGGCGTCGTGGAGGCCGTGGCGCCCGGCCGCGCACGCGTTTCCGCGGCCGTGGGCGGGGCATCCGGCGCGGTGGAGGTGGAGGTGGTGGCGGACAACGTGGCGCGGCTGGAGATGACCCCCGCCACGCACGCCGCACGCACCGGCGACGTGGTGCGCTTCCGGGTGACGCCGCGCGACGCGCAGGGGCGGGAGATCCCCGGGCTGACCCCCACGTTCAGCGTTTCGCCGGGCGAGGGGGTGATCGGCGCGGACGGGGCGTTCGTGGGATACGAGGCCCGCGCCTACACGGTGACGGCGCTGCTGGGCCGGCACTCGGCGGACGCGACGGTCACGCTGCGGCACCGCGACGTGCGCCGGCCGGCCACCATCGTGGGGCGCCTGCCGCGCACCCGCTTCAGCACCGAGGAGGTGTGGCTGCACCCCAACGGCCGCAACGCCTACCTGGGCTCCGGCGCGGGGGGAGACGTGCTCTACGTGCTGGACGTCAGCGATCCGGCCAACCCCGTGGTCACCGACTCGATGGTGTCGAACACCCGCCGCGTGAACGACGTGATGACCACGCCGGACGGGCGCTACCTGGTCCACACGCGGGAGGGCTCGTCGGACCGCCGCGACGGGATCGTGATCGCGTCGCTGGAGGACCCGGCCCACCCGCGGGTGATCTCGGAGTT
This genomic interval carries:
- the ndk gene encoding nucleoside-diphosphate kinase, which encodes MARTFAIIKPDAVQNGHAGNIIAHVQKAGFRILGMKLTQISLPQARKFYEVHAERGFYGELVEFMSSGPSVVLALEADNAVALWRETIGTTDPAEAAEGTIRKLYAENKGRNAVHGSDSDENAALEIAFFFSGTELVG
- a CDS encoding Ig-like domain-containing protein → MLLKMFVLAAAFQQPPAPPPSPVAQIRVTPAAPVIAAYDSLQLRAEALDAQGRPVPGARIVFRPAGGRFEGRVDSTGMVRSGSTGTLPISVVALVQGSRPALHRVEVRMVPGAAARVEVSPGTARLVVGQRLRLSATSFSAAGHSREDAFNWASSRSSVARVNEAGVVEAVAPGRARVSAAVGGASGAVEVEVVADNVARLEMTPATHAARTGDVVRFRVTPRDAQGREIPGLTPTFSVSPGEGVIGADGAFVGYEARAYTVTALLGRHSADATVTLRHRDVRRPATIVGRLPRTRFSTEEVWLHPNGRNAYLGSGAGGDVLYVLDVSDPANPVVTDSMVSNTRRVNDVMTTPDGRYLVHTREGSSDRRDGIVIASLEDPAHPRVISEFKEGVSAGVHSAFIYQDPRHGTYVYLTNNGTGALHVLNLDDPANPREVARWSTPRPDAGRSLHDVDVQNGLAYLSYWNDGLVILDVGNGVRGGTPSNPQLVSQYRYDLNDLYRQVETVGGPGFIRGTHTAWRHRDYVFIADEVFASTPPRGARDASADRAYGRMQVIDVSDITRPRSVAWYEPEYGGVHNVWVDGETLYMGAYNGGFRAFDVSGELRGDLRAQEREIAHVHTADMQGKVQNHAMTWGVVVRDGLAYVNDNNNGLWIIRIETAPESGVR